One part of the Populus alba chromosome 18, ASM523922v2, whole genome shotgun sequence genome encodes these proteins:
- the LOC118052040 gene encoding cuscuta receptor 1 — MAGLLLQLLLTVFVMAVSLQGWLPLGCLEEERTALLQLKDALNYPNGTSLPSWIDGDAHCCSWESIVCNSSTGRVTILALDSTRNWELGDWYLNDSLFLPFQELNVLSLSANRIAGWVKNKELQNLSSLEELLMAHCYLDENIIQSLGALPSLKYLSLQALSSIAPLGGFLDLKNLEYLDLSYNTLNNSIFQTIGLCDLNHLQRLYMRYTNLSGVLPLCLANLTSLQLLDLSYNYLKIPMSLSPLYNLSKLKYFDGSSNEIYAEEDDHNLSPKFQLEYFSLSNYGQGAGAFPKFLYHQMNLNYLSLTNLGLKGEFPNWLIENNTYLQYLSIENNSLSGPFLLPKNSHVNLLFLSISMNYFQGQIPLEMGAYFPRVEVLWIFDNGFNGNIPSSLANMSSLHMLDLSNNVLNGRTLSNNGLQAQFPGWIGNMSSLESLNLSGNDFSGPLPPRFGTSSKLRYVYLSKNKLEGPIAMTFYNALEIMTLDLSHNDLTGRIPEWIDRLSNLRFLLLSYNNLEGEIPIRLCRLDQLTLVDLSHNYLTGNILHCTITAHHFPAPMRYYDSMSLSQQSFEFTTKNVSLPYKGSILQYFTGIDLSCNNFTGEIPPEIGNLDKIKMLNLSHNRLNGSIPPTFSNLKEIESLDLSYNKLDGEIPHQLTELFSLEVFSVAHNNLSGMTPARVAQFATFEESCYKDNPFLCGEPLPKICGVATPLSLTPTSTNNEDNGGFMDMKVFYVSFEVAYIMVLLVIGAILYINPYWRRAWFHFIEVSINNCYYLLVDNLSILSKLGFS; from the exons ATGGCCGGGCTTCTACTTCAGCTGTTGTTGACGGTGTTTGTAATGGCGGTTTCCCTGCAAGGATGGCTGCCTCTTGGCTGCTTGGAGGAGGAGAGAACCGCTCTGTTGCAACTCAAAGATGCTCTTAACTATCCCAATGGCACCTCCCTACCCTCCTGGATAGACGGCGACGCCCACTGCTGCTCTTGGGAAAGTATTGTGTGCAACAGCAGCACAGGTCGAGTCACCATACTCGCTCTTGACAGCACAAGAAACTGGGAACTGGGAGATTGGTACTTAAATGACTCcttatttcttccttttcaagAACTCAACGTTCTCTCCTTGTCAGCTAATCGCATAGCTGGTTGGGTTAAGAACAAAG AGTTGCAAAATTTGAGTTCATTGGAAGAGTTGCTTATGGCTCATTGTTATCTAGATGAAAATATCATTCAAAGCCTTGGAGCATTGCCTTCTCTAAAATACCTGTCGTTGCAAGCACTCAGTAGCATTGCACCTCTTGGAG GCTTCCTTGATCTCAAGAACTTGGAATATTTGGATTTGAGTTACAATACTCTCAACAATAGTATCTTTCAGACCATAG GTCTATGTGACTTAAATCATCTCCAAAGGCTATATATGAGGTATACTAATCTCAGTGGTGTCTTGCCTCTGTGTCTGGCAAATTTGACTTCCCTGCAACTACTAGATCTCTCTTACAATTACTTGAAGATCCCTATGTCATTGAGCCCATTATACAACCTTTCAAAACTCAAGTATTTTGATGGTTCAAGTAATGAAATATATGCAGAAGAAGATGATCATAATCTGAGTCCAAAGTTTCAATTAGAGTACTTCTCTTTAAGCAATTATGGACAAGGTGCTGGAGCATTTCCTAAGTTCCTTTACCATCAGATGAACCTAAATTATTTGAGTCTTACAAACCTCGGATTAAAAGGAGAGTTTCCAAATTGGTTGATTGAGAACAACACATACCTACAATATCTTTCTATAGAAAACAATTCTCTTTCAGGTCCATTCTTATTGCCAAAGAATTCTCATGTGAATTTATTATTCCTAAGTATATCCATGAATTACTTCCAAGGCCAAATCCCATTAGAAATGGGAGCTTATTTTCCAAGGGTAGAAGTTTTATGGATTTTTGATAATGGTTTCAATGGAAACATTCCTTCCTCGTTGGCTAACATGAGCTCGCTGCATATGTTAGACTTGTCCAACAATGTTTTGAATGGAAGAACACTTTCAAACAATGGTTTGCAAGCGCAGTTCCCTGGATGGATAGGGAATATGTCTTCTCTTGAATCCTTGAACCTATCAGGGAATGATTTCTCTGGTCCTTTACCACCTAGATTCGGCACTTCTTCAAAATTGAGATATGTTTATTTGtctaaaaataagttggaagGACCGATCGCAATGACATTTTACAATGCTCTTGAGATAATGACATTAGATCTTTCTCATAATGATTTAACTGGAAGAATTCCAGAATGGATTGACAGGCTATCTAACTTGAGATTTCTACTCTTGAGTTATAACAATCTTGAAGGTGAAATTCCAATTCGATTATGCAGGTTAGACCAATTAACCTTGGTTGATTTATCTCACAATTATCTTACTGGTAACATCCTTCATTGTACTATAACTGCTCATCATTTCCCAGCACCAATGAGATACTATGATTCTATGTCCTTATCACAACAATCTTTCGAGTTTACAACGAAGAATGTATCCCTTCCTTATAAAGGCAGCATTCTCCAGTACTTCACAGGGATTGATTTGTCATGCAACAATTTCACAGGAGAGATTCCTCCTGAAATCGGAAACCTCGACAAGATCAAAATGTTGAACCTTTCGCACAACAGGTTGAATGGATCAATTCCACCAACATTTTCAAACTTAAAGGAAATAGAGAGCTTGGATCTTTCCTACAACAAACTAGATGGAGAAATCCCACATCAACTTACTGAGCTATTTTCTCTAGAAGTTTTCAGTGTGGCACATAATAATCTGTCTGGCATGACCCCTGCAAGAGTTGCACAATTTGCCACTTTTGAGGAAAGCTGTTACAAGGACAACCCTTTTCTTTGTGGAGAACCGCTACCCAAAATATGTGGTGTGGCTACGCCCCTATCACTAACACCAACATCAACGAACAATGAAGATAATGGTGGCTTTATGGATATGAAGGTTTTCTATGTGAGCTTTGAGGTTGCATACATCATGGTGCTGCTGGTGATAGGTGCAATTTTGTATATAAATCCATATTGGCGACGAGCTTGGTTTCACTTTATTGAGGTGAGCATCAACAATTGCTATTATTTACTGGTGGACAATCTTTCCATTTTATCCAAGCTTGGATTTTCTTAG